A portion of the Pseudarthrobacter defluvii genome contains these proteins:
- a CDS encoding sensor histidine kinase yields the protein MPSTPLPPTPETAPSSGLLGALENASSAAILRVLRVTLHTGFALLLAVGLVRMLMAGGPLRWVWAGAAVVLAAVYLTGTVLEKRHAEGRIAFDPRRHGLLWLGLVTVLWAFLLAGSADFAWLAFPIFFLHLHLLPRRPALLTIALMTVAVIASQWAASGAPIPHAAAVVGPVLGAVFSVITGLAYAALYREAENQRRAADELRRTREELARSQHEAGVLAERERLAREIHDTLAQGLSSIVLLGRAAEQSLADGDAATASGRLALMQQTAADNLAEARSFVRGLSSPQLEGTSLVEALRRLCDTTETSAAASGLELRCRLEVDGEPQELPQPVRVTLLRAAQASLANVREHARAATAVVSVAFLGTEVTMDIYDDGTGFDPSAPEGAAGAADGSGYGLRSLHERVTALNGSLAVESAAGEGTVVAIRLPVEEQ from the coding sequence ATGCCCTCCACGCCCCTGCCGCCAACTCCGGAGACGGCCCCATCCAGCGGGCTTCTGGGCGCATTGGAAAACGCATCGTCGGCGGCCATCCTCCGCGTGCTGCGGGTCACCCTGCACACCGGATTCGCCCTGCTGCTGGCCGTCGGCCTGGTCCGGATGCTGATGGCCGGAGGCCCGCTCCGCTGGGTGTGGGCGGGCGCCGCCGTCGTCCTCGCTGCCGTCTACCTGACCGGCACCGTCCTGGAGAAGCGGCACGCGGAAGGCCGCATCGCCTTCGACCCCCGCCGCCACGGCCTGCTGTGGTTGGGACTGGTGACGGTCCTGTGGGCGTTCCTGCTCGCCGGAAGTGCCGATTTCGCCTGGCTGGCCTTCCCCATCTTTTTCCTGCACCTGCACCTGCTTCCGCGGCGGCCGGCGCTGCTGACCATCGCTCTGATGACGGTGGCGGTGATCGCCTCCCAGTGGGCAGCCAGCGGTGCCCCCATACCCCATGCGGCCGCCGTGGTCGGGCCCGTCCTCGGCGCGGTCTTCTCGGTGATCACCGGTCTGGCGTACGCCGCGCTCTACCGTGAGGCCGAAAACCAGCGGCGCGCAGCCGACGAGCTGCGCCGCACGCGGGAGGAGCTGGCGCGGTCCCAGCACGAAGCCGGCGTGCTCGCGGAGCGGGAGCGGCTGGCCCGTGAAATCCACGACACCCTGGCGCAGGGCCTGTCCAGCATTGTGCTGCTGGGGCGGGCGGCGGAGCAGTCGCTCGCGGACGGAGATGCCGCTACTGCGTCCGGCCGGCTGGCGCTGATGCAGCAGACCGCGGCGGACAACCTGGCCGAGGCCCGCAGCTTTGTCCGAGGCCTCTCCTCGCCCCAGCTCGAAGGCACCTCGCTGGTGGAGGCCCTGCGCCGGCTCTGCGACACGACGGAGACCTCAGCCGCGGCTTCAGGCTTGGAGCTGCGCTGCCGGCTGGAGGTGGACGGCGAACCGCAGGAGCTGCCCCAGCCCGTCCGCGTCACCTTGCTGCGCGCGGCCCAGGCGTCCCTGGCGAACGTCCGCGAACACGCCAGGGCCGCCACCGCCGTCGTCAGCGTCGCCTTCCTGGGCACCGAGGTGACCATGGACATTTACGACGACGGCACGGGCTTTGATCCGTCAGCTCCGGAAGGTGCAGCGGGCGCAGCGGACGGCAGCGGATACGGGCTGCGCTCGCTGCACGAGCGGGTCACGGCTTTGAACGGCTCGCTGGCGGTGGAGTCGGCGGCGGGTGAGGGTACGGTGGTGGCCATCCGGCTGCCTGTGGAGGAACAGTGA
- a CDS encoding Tat pathway signal sequence domain protein: MADSLIRWIDEQAPTEIGGTTWGMPFPRGTVPGVESLTVTDAAGTRVPSQAWPLATWPDSSLKWAGIALPATEAPSDSYQVASDGDTTTAASQPASDGASVRVTERADALVVDTGVLEMMINRSGSTLFSSLARDGREVARDARLVSLLQDGVAEGEGTVGRQAFTGEVTAVALEQSGPVRAVVRLEGAHRPDAPDNGKREWLPFVVRFYFYANARSVRMVHSFIWDGDAEQDFLAGLGVRFTVPLEADLHDRHIRIAGADGGFLTEAVRGLTGLRRDPGAEVREAQIAGRPTPPADAWNPEVSGRLHLIPTWGDYTLSQLNADGFELRKRTAAGHGWVGISGGTRSAGFCSLSDTRGGLGVGIKDFWQSHPGQLDIRGAATGEATVTAWLYSPEAQPMDLRFYHDGLGQDTFEEQLEGLEITYEDYEPGFGNPTGIARTHELTMFAYEATPSTESLAADAASASTPALLQATPEYLHSVGVFGDWAPVDRSTPARARLEDRLDFLFDFYAGQVEQRRWYGFWNYGDVMHTYDFDRHVWRYDVGGYAWDNSELSPDLWLWYSYLRSGRADIFRFAEAMTRHTGEVDVYHLGPWKGLGSRHNVQHWGCSAKQLRISTPAYRRFYYYLTADERTGDLLTELVDSDQNFLGLDPVRKVRPDAATYRPNRGALGVGLGTDWGSLAATWLTDWERTCNPRSRDRLLGTMADIGALKYGFLTGEALYDLDKGRFDTGREQISVSHLSAVFGLVEICSELVDLVDDPEFERAWLQYCRLFLATKEEQVEAVGQPLEGIYLTQAHSRLTAYAASRLQDRDLAARAWVSFAEGGEHLNHESAFTLRKIEPPYVLLPVDEAPTVSTNDTAQFGLAVIQNLALVGDHLD, from the coding sequence ATGGCGGACAGTCTCATCCGGTGGATCGACGAACAGGCCCCTACGGAAATCGGCGGAACCACCTGGGGCATGCCGTTCCCACGCGGGACAGTGCCCGGAGTGGAGTCCCTGACAGTTACCGATGCGGCCGGCACCCGGGTGCCCAGCCAGGCATGGCCCCTGGCCACCTGGCCGGACTCCTCATTGAAGTGGGCAGGCATCGCCCTGCCGGCAACAGAGGCACCGTCGGACAGCTACCAGGTGGCGTCCGACGGCGACACAACCACCGCGGCCAGCCAGCCGGCGTCGGACGGTGCTTCAGTCAGAGTCACCGAACGTGCCGACGCACTGGTTGTGGACACCGGCGTCCTGGAGATGATGATCAACCGCAGCGGCTCCACCCTGTTCAGCAGCCTGGCCCGGGACGGCCGGGAAGTTGCCCGCGACGCACGACTGGTCAGCCTCCTGCAGGACGGCGTTGCGGAAGGCGAGGGCACGGTGGGCCGGCAGGCCTTCACGGGTGAGGTCACCGCCGTCGCCCTGGAACAAAGCGGCCCCGTCCGCGCGGTGGTTCGGCTGGAAGGCGCCCACCGCCCGGACGCGCCGGACAACGGGAAGCGGGAGTGGCTGCCATTCGTGGTGCGGTTCTACTTCTACGCCAATGCCCGCAGCGTGCGGATGGTGCACTCCTTTATCTGGGACGGGGACGCGGAGCAGGACTTCCTGGCCGGACTCGGCGTGCGCTTCACCGTGCCGCTGGAGGCCGACCTGCACGACCGGCATATCCGCATTGCGGGCGCAGACGGCGGCTTCCTCACCGAGGCGGTGCGCGGACTCACGGGACTGCGCCGGGACCCCGGCGCGGAGGTGCGGGAGGCGCAGATCGCCGGCCGCCCCACTCCCCCGGCGGATGCCTGGAACCCGGAAGTCTCCGGCCGCCTGCACCTGATCCCCACCTGGGGCGACTACACCCTCAGCCAGCTCAACGCGGACGGTTTCGAACTGCGCAAGCGCACCGCCGCCGGCCACGGTTGGGTGGGGATCTCCGGCGGAACGCGTTCGGCGGGCTTCTGTTCCCTCAGCGATACCCGGGGCGGCCTGGGCGTGGGGATCAAGGACTTCTGGCAGTCCCATCCGGGGCAGCTGGACATCCGCGGCGCCGCCACCGGCGAGGCAACGGTCACCGCCTGGCTCTACTCGCCCGAAGCGCAGCCCATGGACCTGCGGTTCTACCACGATGGCCTGGGCCAGGACACGTTTGAGGAACAGCTTGAGGGCCTTGAGATCACGTACGAGGACTATGAACCGGGGTTCGGCAATCCCACGGGCATTGCCCGTACCCACGAGTTGACCATGTTCGCCTATGAGGCCACCCCGTCCACCGAAAGCCTGGCCGCGGATGCTGCCTCCGCCTCCACCCCGGCCCTGCTCCAGGCCACTCCGGAATACCTGCACTCCGTGGGGGTTTTCGGCGACTGGGCCCCTGTGGACCGCAGCACTCCGGCGCGTGCCCGCCTGGAGGACCGGCTGGACTTCCTGTTCGACTTCTACGCCGGGCAGGTGGAGCAGCGCCGGTGGTACGGCTTCTGGAACTACGGCGACGTGATGCACACCTACGACTTCGACCGGCACGTCTGGCGTTATGACGTGGGCGGCTATGCCTGGGACAATTCCGAGCTCTCCCCCGATCTCTGGCTCTGGTACTCCTACCTGCGCTCGGGCCGGGCGGACATTTTCCGTTTCGCGGAGGCCATGACGCGGCACACCGGCGAGGTGGACGTGTACCACCTGGGCCCATGGAAGGGGCTGGGCTCCCGGCACAATGTCCAGCACTGGGGCTGCAGCGCCAAGCAGTTGCGGATCAGCACCCCCGCATACCGCCGCTTCTACTACTATCTGACGGCGGACGAGCGCACCGGGGACCTGCTCACCGAGCTCGTGGACAGCGACCAGAACTTCCTGGGCCTGGACCCGGTCCGCAAGGTCCGGCCGGACGCCGCCACCTACCGGCCCAACCGCGGCGCCCTGGGCGTCGGGCTCGGCACGGACTGGGGATCGCTCGCCGCCACCTGGCTGACGGACTGGGAACGCACCTGCAATCCGCGCTCACGGGACCGGCTGCTGGGCACCATGGCGGACATCGGGGCGCTCAAGTACGGGTTCCTCACCGGCGAAGCACTGTATGACCTGGACAAGGGCCGGTTCGATACGGGCCGGGAGCAGATTTCGGTGTCACACCTCAGCGCCGTGTTCGGGTTGGTGGAGATCTGCAGCGAACTGGTTGATCTCGTGGATGATCCGGAGTTCGAGCGCGCCTGGCTGCAGTACTGCCGGCTGTTCCTGGCCACCAAGGAGGAGCAGGTGGAAGCTGTGGGCCAGCCACTGGAGGGCATCTACCTCACCCAGGCGCACAGCCGGCTCACGGCCTATGCGGCGTCGAGGTTGCAGGACCGTGACCTGGCAGCCCGGGCCTGGGTGAGCTTTGCCGAGGGCGGGGAGCACCTTAACCACGAATCCGCGTTCACCTTGCGGAAGATCGAACCGCCGTACGTATTGCTGCCGGTGGATGAAGCGCCCACGGTCTCCACCAATGACACCGCGCAGTTTGGGCTTGCGGTAATCCAGAACCTGGCATTGGTGGGCGACCACCTGGACTGA
- a CDS encoding rhamnogalacturonan lyase: MCSPKSRAGGAWKAAPAAAATLAAAALAFTGVPLAAADPGAGNPAAPVAPANSGLARQVENLDRAPVAVLTDQGVSLGWRMLGLDKDSVAFQVIRDGVIITDQPIRDTTTYLDPDGTKDSKYVIKTVGNGNGQDKLSAEFSPLAQNYLPIKLDKPADGVSKDGKPYTYSANDSSVADLDGDGAYEIIQLWNPSNAQDNSKSGYTGNVYVDAYKMDGTKLWRIDLGRNIRAGAHYTQMLAYDFDGDGKAEVAFKTADGTTDNAGTVIGDPTADYRSSAGYVLSGPEFLTVFNGAAGTIMDTVPYDPPRGSVAAWGDNYGNRVDRFLAGVAYLDGEHPSMMFSRGYYTRTVLVTYDLVNGKLAKRWKFDSDAAGAEYKGQGNHNLSVADVDQDGKDEFVFGSMTIDDDGAPLYNTKLGHGDAIHTGDLDPSRPGLETFAVHESMKESGNRGATFRDAATGEVLWSIPAFKDTGRGATGDIDPRFPGSESWAVGGDAAWNSTVGYLMSAKGERISDKIPAANFMAWWDGDLLREIVDHDFSAEVGYGVPTISKWNWETESSDRLLTATGARTNNYTKGNPSLQADLLGDWREELVFPSADSTELRIYTTTSPTEVRLRTLMHDPMYRTGVARETVGYNQPPHPSFFIGEGMQAPAAPAVFYAGKTK, translated from the coding sequence ATGTGTTCCCCGAAATCCCGGGCAGGCGGGGCGTGGAAGGCGGCGCCGGCGGCAGCGGCCACCCTCGCTGCCGCCGCCCTGGCCTTTACAGGCGTCCCGCTTGCCGCCGCTGACCCTGGTGCGGGAAACCCTGCCGCTCCCGTGGCTCCGGCAAATTCGGGCCTCGCCCGGCAGGTGGAAAACCTGGACCGCGCCCCGGTTGCCGTCCTGACCGACCAGGGTGTCTCTCTGGGCTGGCGCATGCTGGGCCTGGACAAGGACAGTGTTGCCTTCCAGGTCATCCGCGATGGTGTGATCATCACCGATCAACCAATCCGGGACACCACCACGTATCTGGACCCGGATGGCACGAAGGACTCCAAGTACGTCATCAAGACCGTGGGCAACGGCAACGGGCAGGACAAACTCAGCGCCGAGTTCAGCCCGCTGGCGCAGAACTACCTGCCCATCAAGCTGGACAAGCCCGCGGACGGCGTCAGCAAGGACGGTAAGCCATATACCTACAGCGCCAACGACTCCAGTGTGGCGGACCTGGACGGTGACGGCGCGTACGAGATCATCCAGCTCTGGAACCCGTCCAACGCCCAGGACAACTCCAAGTCCGGCTACACCGGCAACGTCTACGTGGACGCGTACAAGATGGACGGCACCAAGCTGTGGCGGATCGACCTGGGGCGCAACATCCGCGCGGGTGCCCACTACACCCAGATGCTGGCGTACGACTTTGACGGCGACGGCAAGGCGGAGGTGGCATTCAAGACGGCGGACGGCACCACCGACAACGCCGGCACTGTCATCGGTGATCCCACCGCCGATTACCGCAGCAGCGCCGGCTACGTCCTGTCCGGGCCAGAGTTCCTCACGGTGTTCAACGGCGCCGCCGGAACCATCATGGACACGGTTCCCTACGACCCGCCGCGCGGCAGCGTTGCAGCCTGGGGTGACAACTATGGCAACCGTGTGGACCGTTTTCTCGCCGGAGTGGCATACCTGGACGGTGAACACCCGTCCATGATGTTCAGCCGCGGCTACTACACCCGCACCGTGCTGGTTACCTACGACCTGGTGAACGGCAAGCTGGCCAAGCGCTGGAAGTTCGACTCCGATGCAGCCGGAGCTGAGTACAAGGGCCAAGGCAACCACAACCTGTCCGTGGCGGACGTGGACCAGGACGGCAAGGACGAGTTCGTCTTCGGCTCCATGACCATCGACGACGACGGCGCGCCGCTGTACAACACCAAGCTGGGGCATGGCGACGCCATCCACACCGGCGACCTGGATCCCTCGCGCCCCGGGCTGGAGACCTTTGCCGTGCACGAGAGCATGAAGGAAAGCGGCAACCGGGGCGCCACCTTCCGTGACGCCGCCACCGGCGAGGTGCTGTGGAGCATCCCGGCGTTCAAGGACACGGGCCGCGGTGCCACGGGCGACATTGACCCGCGTTTCCCGGGCTCGGAGAGCTGGGCAGTGGGTGGGGATGCTGCCTGGAACTCCACCGTCGGGTACCTGATGTCTGCCAAGGGTGAGCGGATCTCGGACAAGATCCCGGCCGCCAACTTCATGGCGTGGTGGGACGGCGATTTGCTGCGTGAGATCGTTGACCACGATTTCAGCGCCGAGGTTGGCTATGGCGTCCCCACCATCTCGAAATGGAACTGGGAAACCGAGTCCAGCGACCGACTGCTGACTGCCACCGGGGCACGTACCAACAACTACACCAAGGGCAACCCGTCCCTGCAGGCGGACCTCCTGGGTGACTGGCGCGAGGAACTGGTGTTCCCGTCGGCGGACAGCACCGAGCTGCGGATCTACACCACCACCTCGCCCACTGAGGTCCGGCTGCGCACCCTGATGCATGATCCGATGTACCGCACGGGCGTGGCCCGCGAAACGGTTGGCTACAACCAGCCGCCGCACCCGAGCTTCTTCATCGGCGAGGGAATGCAGGCTCCGGCCGCGCCGGCTGTCTTCTACGCGGGCAAGACGAAGTAA
- a CDS encoding polysaccharide deacetylase family protein — protein sequence MKSKIAVVALAAASLVLGLLAGAPAANAADKPLIGLTFDDGPSPQRTAFVLDTLKAKGVKATFFLQGSHVQQYPDLVRRIKDEGHTIGNHSYNHSNFPELTQANQKQEIDSTNAAIKAVTGTTPTLMRFPFGNSTPYTMDYIRSIGMSGGIQWHWEVGEPGDYECPGAAAVQKYVLDEVSPGAIVLLHDANDVLSCPASQWDYLAGTIDAIRAKGYDFGVVAPSPTANALNEGSYGVVVAP from the coding sequence ATGAAGAGCAAGATCGCCGTCGTGGCTCTGGCAGCCGCGAGCCTGGTACTGGGCTTGCTGGCGGGCGCCCCCGCAGCAAACGCCGCCGACAAGCCGCTGATCGGCCTGACCTTCGATGACGGGCCGTCGCCCCAGCGCACCGCCTTTGTCCTGGACACCCTCAAAGCGAAGGGCGTCAAGGCCACGTTTTTCCTCCAAGGTTCCCATGTCCAGCAGTACCCGGACCTCGTCCGCCGGATCAAGGACGAGGGCCACACCATTGGTAACCACTCGTATAACCACTCCAATTTCCCGGAACTCACCCAGGCCAACCAGAAGCAGGAAATCGACAGCACCAACGCCGCCATCAAGGCCGTGACCGGCACAACGCCCACGCTGATGCGCTTCCCGTTCGGAAACAGCACCCCCTACACGATGGACTACATCAGGAGCATCGGTATGAGCGGCGGCATCCAGTGGCACTGGGAGGTCGGCGAACCCGGCGACTACGAGTGCCCCGGCGCAGCTGCAGTCCAGAAGTACGTACTGGATGAAGTTTCCCCCGGTGCAATCGTCCTGCTCCACGACGCCAACGACGTGCTGTCCTGCCCCGCCTCCCAATGGGACTACCTGGCCGGCACCATCGACGCAATCCGTGCCAAGGGCTACGACTTCGGCGTGGTTGCTCCCTCCCCAACGGCCAATGCCCTCAACGAAGGCTCGTATGGCGTCGTGGTGGCGCCATAG
- a CDS encoding ABC transporter permease: MFLAIRDIRFAKGRFAMMGGVVALITLLLVMLSGLTAGLAEQSTSAIGKLGASAAKPVDLVAFGAPGSGVPKASYTESSVTAAQVDSWESQPGVQSAEPLGITQTRAQTADGSGTANVALFGVSPGSPLAPVDVSAGTAAVGSSVAEALAVGQGDKVSLGGVELSVAAVVPDQWYAHTSVVWTALPAWAKAAHVSDAGQLATVVAVTYADGATMDEAAANGAANTVSESRTGSFQALGSFKSENGSLTLMQAFLYGISALVIVAFLTVWTIQRTRDIAVLKAMGAPSSYILRDAMAQAAIVLLAGAGVGGAVGVAAGFFAAKAAPFQLNVGTTVLPVVGIVALGLAGAALAVRRVTKVDALLALGGN, encoded by the coding sequence GTGTTCCTGGCAATCCGCGATATCCGCTTCGCCAAAGGCCGGTTCGCCATGATGGGCGGCGTCGTAGCCCTGATCACCCTCCTGCTGGTCATGCTTTCCGGGCTAACGGCCGGCCTGGCCGAGCAGTCCACCTCCGCCATCGGGAAGCTGGGCGCGTCAGCTGCCAAGCCGGTGGACCTGGTGGCGTTTGGCGCCCCCGGCTCCGGCGTCCCCAAGGCGTCCTACACCGAAAGCTCAGTCACCGCCGCGCAGGTGGACAGCTGGGAGAGCCAGCCCGGAGTCCAGTCCGCCGAGCCGCTGGGCATCACCCAGACAAGGGCGCAGACGGCGGACGGCTCCGGCACCGCGAACGTGGCACTGTTCGGGGTATCACCCGGCAGCCCGCTGGCGCCCGTGGACGTATCCGCCGGAACCGCCGCGGTGGGGTCCTCGGTGGCAGAGGCCCTGGCGGTCGGCCAGGGGGACAAGGTGTCCCTGGGCGGGGTGGAGCTTTCCGTCGCCGCCGTGGTGCCGGACCAGTGGTACGCACACACCAGCGTGGTGTGGACGGCCCTGCCCGCATGGGCCAAGGCTGCGCACGTGTCCGACGCCGGACAGCTGGCCACCGTCGTCGCCGTCACCTACGCGGACGGGGCCACGATGGACGAGGCAGCGGCGAACGGCGCGGCAAACACGGTGAGCGAATCCCGCACCGGATCCTTTCAGGCCCTGGGCTCCTTCAAGAGCGAGAACGGCTCATTGACCCTGATGCAGGCGTTCCTTTACGGGATCTCCGCCCTGGTGATCGTGGCCTTCCTGACCGTCTGGACCATCCAGCGGACCCGGGATATCGCCGTCCTCAAAGCCATGGGCGCGCCCAGCTCCTACATCCTTCGGGATGCGATGGCCCAGGCAGCCATCGTCCTGCTGGCGGGAGCCGGCGTCGGTGGCGCCGTAGGTGTAGCCGCCGGCTTCTTCGCTGCCAAGGCGGCCCCATTCCAGTTGAACGTGGGCACCACGGTGCTTCCCGTCGTCGGGATCGTTGCCCTGGGTCTGGCCGGCGCAGCGCTGGCCGTGCGCCGGGTGACAAAGGTCGATGCGCTCCTCGCGCTCGGCGGCAACTGA
- a CDS encoding sensor histidine kinase translates to MGSKTALDSEVTTVGGVLTDRQPLDFHMLGVAGCIDRLTAPLRQRGTAVQWDTPHWGLEIPAESASLLYQSARELLSNAFKYSSAHTLTIQLAAVDHGIRLAVSDDGTGFDSNLATSGRHHGYGLRLMSVAVQEAGGTVEITSSPGRGSSVTVTLPLD, encoded by the coding sequence ATGGGAAGCAAGACAGCGTTGGACAGCGAAGTCACAACCGTTGGCGGCGTGCTGACAGATCGTCAGCCGTTGGACTTCCACATGCTGGGGGTGGCAGGGTGCATCGACCGGCTGACGGCACCCCTGCGCCAGCGCGGGACGGCCGTTCAATGGGACACTCCGCACTGGGGCCTCGAGATCCCTGCAGAGTCCGCATCCCTCCTGTACCAGTCGGCCCGCGAGTTACTGAGCAACGCGTTCAAGTACTCCTCCGCGCACACGCTCACCATCCAGCTTGCGGCGGTTGACCACGGCATCCGCCTGGCAGTGTCCGACGACGGCACAGGCTTTGACAGCAACCTTGCCACCAGCGGACGGCACCACGGCTACGGTCTCCGGCTCATGTCAGTAGCCGTTCAGGAAGCGGGCGGAACGGTGGAGATCACCTCCAGCCCCGGCCGGGGCAGCAGCGTCACGGTCACGCTGCCGCTGGACTGA
- a CDS encoding ABC transporter ATP-binding protein, with translation MSTPAPLNLLNVTLQYPDGGGTTTALDRVSLTAEAGQLVALVGPSGSGKSSLLATAATLVRPNTGQVVIDGTDTAGLKDKELTTLRREKVGIIFQQPNLLPSLTAVEQLTISHHLRGKSAKAAGSRAAELLDIVGLSASAGKLPHQLSGGQRQRVNIARALMGSPKVLLVDEPTAALDHERSASIIALLRQVTTEFSVATVMVTHDTEFVPLTDVVATMRDGRLTTPVLTDV, from the coding sequence ATGTCCACTCCCGCGCCCCTGAACTTGCTCAACGTCACCCTCCAATACCCCGACGGCGGCGGCACCACCACCGCCCTGGACCGGGTCAGCCTCACCGCGGAAGCCGGCCAGCTGGTGGCACTCGTGGGCCCTTCGGGGTCCGGAAAGTCCAGCCTCCTGGCCACCGCCGCCACCCTGGTCCGCCCCAATACGGGGCAGGTGGTCATCGACGGCACCGACACTGCAGGGCTCAAGGACAAGGAACTCACCACACTCCGGCGCGAAAAGGTGGGCATCATCTTCCAGCAGCCCAACCTGCTCCCCTCGCTCACCGCCGTCGAACAGCTCACCATCAGCCACCACCTGCGCGGAAAGTCGGCCAAAGCGGCCGGGTCCAGGGCAGCAGAACTGCTGGACATCGTCGGGCTGTCCGCCAGCGCAGGGAAACTTCCGCACCAACTCTCCGGCGGCCAGCGCCAGCGCGTGAACATCGCCCGTGCGCTGATGGGCAGCCCCAAAGTGCTGCTGGTGGACGAGCCGACGGCGGCACTGGACCACGAACGGAGCGCCTCCATCATCGCCCTCCTGCGGCAGGTGACCACGGAGTTTTCGGTGGCGACAGTGATGGTCACGCATGACACCGAGTTCGTGCCGCTGACCGACGTGGTGGCCACCATGCGGGACGGCAGGCTCACGACGCCGGTCCTGACGGATGTGTGA
- a CDS encoding SRPBCC family protein encodes MSTKVEKRILVNVPVSTAYNQWTQFEEFPHFMGGVKSVTQLSDDRLEWVAEIGGVRRQWEAKVLEQVPDRRVAWAATEGATNAGAVDFEDVGGGQTSIQLTLEYEPEGIVEKVGDKLNVVDRQAESDLQKFKEFIEDEGYASGAWRGSVNAGSAVGTPGVEHAGASRGDSGKAGVSGKIAAGVGIAAAAGAAAAMAASSNKDKTETTDVTVTETTPVVPAEPVVPAEPLTTGATTGAADAGTGVPAAGTTAAAGSTGSVADLDDSRIGHQFDQTNGLVDTTGESDDTVAGENLSAGERREGDRSTEGGLPPVGGNLGGH; translated from the coding sequence ATGAGCACGAAGGTGGAAAAACGCATTCTGGTGAACGTACCGGTGAGCACGGCTTACAACCAGTGGACCCAGTTCGAGGAGTTCCCGCACTTCATGGGCGGCGTCAAGAGTGTTACGCAACTCAGCGACGACCGGCTCGAGTGGGTGGCCGAGATCGGCGGCGTCCGCCGGCAGTGGGAAGCCAAAGTCCTTGAGCAGGTCCCGGACCGCAGGGTTGCCTGGGCCGCCACCGAAGGCGCCACGAACGCCGGCGCGGTGGATTTCGAGGACGTGGGAGGCGGCCAGACCTCCATCCAGCTGACTCTCGAATACGAGCCCGAAGGCATCGTCGAGAAGGTGGGCGACAAGCTCAACGTCGTTGACCGCCAGGCCGAATCGGACCTGCAGAAGTTCAAGGAATTTATCGAGGATGAGGGCTACGCCAGCGGCGCCTGGCGCGGATCTGTCAACGCCGGTTCCGCTGTGGGTACCCCCGGTGTTGAACACGCGGGCGCATCCCGTGGTGACTCCGGCAAGGCTGGCGTCTCCGGCAAGATTGCAGCCGGCGTAGGCATCGCAGCTGCTGCGGGCGCGGCAGCAGCGATGGCGGCCAGCAGCAACAAGGACAAGACCGAGACCACTGACGTGACGGTTACGGAGACCACCCCCGTGGTTCCGGCGGAACCGGTGGTTCCTGCAGAGCCCCTGACCACCGGTGCCACCACCGGCGCGGCGGACGCGGGCACCGGAGTCCCCGCAGCGGGCACGACGGCGGCAGCCGGCTCCACCGGTTCCGTCGCCGACCTGGACGACAGCAGGATCGGCCACCAGTTCGACCAGACCAACGGTTTGGTGGACACCACCGGCGAGTCCGATGACACGGTGGCAGGCGAGAACCTGAGCGCAGGCGAACGGCGTGAGGGTGACCGCAGCACCGAAGGCGGCCTGCCGCCCGTCGGCGGCAACCTCGGCGGTCACTGA